The following are encoded together in the uncultured Sphaerochaeta sp. genome:
- a CDS encoding restriction endonuclease subunit S, which produces MPENVKKPAIRFAGFDDAWEQRKLDEVADVRDGTHDSPHYFQEGHPFVTSKNVKDGYINYNDIQYISDADFFEINKRSKVDINDILMGMIGTIGNTALVRRKPDFAIKNVALIKDTKAVYFLYLYHYLQSPIISQQLDESMDGGTQKFIALNKIRNLFISIPNKEEQFKVGGYIDKLDNLITLHQRKYDKLVSVKKSMLEKMFPKNGSDIPEIRFAGFTDPWEQREFSLFFDCSIPSNTLSRANLSFEKGEIKNVHYGDVLIKFGAYIDVKKETIPCIIHANEENYRNQFLQNGDVIMADAAEDETVGKASEIVNLGSLKVVSGLHTIVCRPREKKQPYFLGYYINSQSFHSQLLPLMQGTKVSSLSRTNLSKTYVCYPTNPKEQAQIGNFFRNVDNLITLHQRKLEKLKNVKKSMLERMFV; this is translated from the coding sequence ATGGAACACACGATTCTCCTCATTATTTTCAAGAGGGGCATCCATTTGTAACATCTAAAAATGTTAAAGATGGATATATTAATTATAATGATATTCAATATATCTCTGATGCCGATTTTTTTGAAATAAATAAGCGCTCAAAAGTTGACATTAATGATATTTTGATGGGGATGATAGGTACGATTGGAAACACAGCATTAGTACGTAGAAAACCTGACTTTGCAATAAAAAATGTTGCTTTGATCAAGGATACAAAGGCTGTCTATTTTCTGTATTTATATCACTATCTTCAATCACCTATTATTTCTCAACAACTTGATGAAAGTATGGATGGAGGTACTCAAAAATTTATTGCTCTAAATAAAATTAGGAATCTATTTATATCTATACCTAATAAAGAAGAACAGTTTAAAGTTGGAGGTTATATTGACAAACTCGACAACCTTATCACCCTTCATCAGCGTAAGTATGACAAACTGGTTTCTGTTAAGAAATCCATGCTAGAGAAAATGTTCCCGAAAAACGGATCGGACATTCCGGAAATAAGGTTTGCTGGATTTACTGACCCTTGGGAACAGCGTGAGTTTAGTTTATTCTTTGATTGTTCTATACCTAGCAATACTCTATCTCGCGCAAACTTAAGCTTCGAAAAAGGCGAAATAAAGAATGTTCATTATGGTGATGTATTGATTAAATTTGGGGCATACATTGATGTAAAGAAAGAGACTATTCCTTGTATTATTCATGCCAATGAAGAGAATTATAGAAATCAGTTTCTACAAAATGGGGATGTGATCATGGCTGATGCTGCTGAGGATGAAACAGTAGGGAAAGCCTCAGAAATAGTCAATTTAGGAAGTCTGAAAGTTGTTTCAGGTTTACATACGATTGTATGTAGGCCGAGGGAGAAAAAGCAGCCATATTTCTTAGGATATTATATCAACTCTCAGTCATTTCATTCTCAGCTACTTCCTTTAATGCAAGGAACTAAAGTCTCTTCTCTAAGTAGAACTAATCTATCAAAAACATATGTTTGTTATCCAACAAACCCGAAAGAGCAAGCACAAATTGGAAATTTCTTTAGAAACGTTGATAACCTTATCACCCTTCATCAGCGTAAGCTTGAAAAGCTCAAGAATGTAAAAAAATCAATGCTCGAAAGAATGTTCGTATAA
- a CDS encoding HsdR family type I site-specific deoxyribonuclease, translated as MNQPTSVFTKEFEFERALIEVLSRKGWEKQVIKNPTEKDLVENWKSILNNNNMIRDRLNGHPLTDGEMQQILEQVIALRTPLKLNGFINGKTVSIKRDNPNDTEHFGKEISLKIYDRNEIAAGQSRYQIVQQPKFSSREAMANDRRGDLMLLINGMPVIHIELKKSGISVSQAYNQIEKYAYEGVFTGLFSLIQVFVAMEPNETVYFANPGPEGKFVKDYYFHWADFNNEPINAWQDIASSLLSIPMAHQLIGFYTVADGSDGILKVMRSYQYYASSAISDRVSKALWDGREMRGGYIWHTTGSGKTMTSFKSAQLIANSKDADKVVFLMDRIELGTQSLKEYRGFANETEDVQATEDTYVLIARLKSSNPADTLIVTSIQKMSRIKEDGLGSRDLKKIEAKRLVFIVDEAHRSTFGEMLLTIKETFSRAMFFGFTGTPILEENQKKLSTTSTVFGDELHRYSIADGIRDRNVLGFDPYKILTFRDRDLRKAVALEKAKASTEMEAIGDPKKSRVYYHYMNDMPMAGHSGIGGRRIKGIEDYVSRTQYLSSEHQQSVVKDILENWLTLSHGYKFHALFATSSINEAITYYKLLKPAQSFIKATCLFDPSIDNRGGAEFKEEGLLEIVKDYNSRYGQDFTLSNYDKFKKDISNRLAHKDPYRLINRTPEKQIDLLIVVDQMLTGFDSKWLNTLYLDKKLKYESIIQAFSRTNRIFGSDKPFGVVRYYRKPHTMEQNIEKAVKLYSGDRPFDLFVEKLDKNLVKMNSIYAEISDLFNQAGIPDREKLPENIAEKAKFAILFKKLNDYLEAARVQGFVWDKPSYSFGGGDEKKTVDIAFDEDEYLILAQRYKELFKDEEGPKSPGDVPYAIDGNLTEIDTGRIDSEYMDSRFEKYLKALDLGDVLEKQKTLDDLHKSFAALTQEEQKYAALFLHDIQRGSVALEAGKTFKDYVIEYQARIKNDQIHKLASAFGLDEAMLRGFMKFRATPSNLNEYGRFDDLVGTVDKKKAKEYIEGVEKTKLKEYKVNIKIDKFLREFIIKGGFDV; from the coding sequence ATGAATCAACCTACTTCTGTATTCACAAAGGAATTTGAGTTCGAAAGGGCTCTCATTGAAGTGCTCTCTAGGAAAGGCTGGGAGAAACAGGTGATCAAGAACCCGACTGAGAAGGACTTGGTCGAAAACTGGAAAAGTATCCTCAACAACAACAATATGATTCGTGACAGGTTGAATGGGCACCCTTTGACCGACGGTGAGATGCAGCAGATACTGGAGCAGGTTATAGCACTGAGAACGCCTCTTAAGCTGAACGGATTCATCAATGGCAAAACGGTCTCCATCAAACGTGATAATCCGAATGATACTGAACACTTCGGAAAGGAAATTAGTCTCAAAATTTATGACCGGAATGAGATAGCAGCCGGGCAAAGCCGCTACCAGATTGTACAGCAGCCAAAGTTCTCCTCACGTGAAGCAATGGCAAATGACAGGAGAGGGGACCTGATGTTGTTGATCAATGGTATGCCGGTGATTCATATCGAATTGAAGAAAAGTGGGATCTCTGTCAGCCAAGCCTACAACCAGATTGAGAAATATGCATATGAGGGGGTATTCACGGGTCTGTTCTCCCTCATACAAGTATTCGTGGCAATGGAGCCGAATGAGACCGTGTACTTTGCCAACCCAGGCCCGGAAGGGAAATTCGTCAAAGATTATTACTTCCACTGGGCGGATTTCAACAACGAGCCGATCAATGCCTGGCAGGACATTGCCTCCTCGCTGCTGTCGATACCGATGGCCCATCAGCTGATCGGATTCTATACCGTAGCCGATGGTTCTGATGGCATCCTCAAGGTGATGCGCAGCTACCAGTATTATGCCTCAAGTGCCATCTCCGATAGGGTCTCCAAAGCTCTCTGGGATGGAAGGGAGATGCGGGGTGGGTACATTTGGCATACGACGGGTTCCGGGAAGACCATGACGAGTTTCAAGTCCGCCCAGCTGATAGCCAATTCCAAGGATGCCGACAAGGTTGTATTCCTTATGGATAGGATTGAGCTTGGGACCCAATCACTCAAGGAATACCGGGGCTTCGCGAATGAGACTGAGGATGTACAGGCAACCGAGGATACCTATGTGCTGATAGCCAGGTTGAAGAGTTCCAATCCTGCAGACACACTCATAGTCACCTCGATCCAGAAGATGAGTAGGATCAAGGAAGATGGGCTGGGCTCACGTGATTTGAAGAAGATTGAGGCAAAGCGATTGGTGTTCATTGTGGATGAGGCGCATCGATCTACATTCGGGGAGATGCTCCTGACCATCAAGGAAACCTTTTCACGAGCCATGTTCTTCGGTTTCACTGGGACGCCTATCCTTGAAGAGAATCAGAAGAAGTTGAGCACAACCTCCACTGTTTTTGGGGATGAGCTTCACCGATACAGCATTGCGGACGGAATCCGAGACAGGAATGTTCTTGGGTTTGACCCTTATAAAATACTAACTTTTAGGGATAGGGATTTGAGGAAGGCTGTTGCATTGGAAAAAGCAAAAGCCTCAACGGAGATGGAAGCAATCGGGGATCCGAAGAAAAGTAGGGTCTACTACCATTACATGAACGATATGCCAATGGCTGGTCATTCAGGTATAGGTGGAAGACGAATCAAGGGGATCGAGGATTATGTTTCACGTACCCAATACCTTTCCAGTGAGCATCAGCAATCGGTAGTTAAGGATATTCTGGAAAATTGGCTTACATTGAGTCATGGATATAAGTTTCATGCTCTTTTTGCAACCAGTAGTATCAATGAAGCCATCACGTATTATAAGCTGCTGAAACCTGCGCAATCATTTATTAAAGCGACTTGTCTTTTTGATCCTAGTATAGACAACAGAGGGGGGGCGGAATTCAAGGAGGAAGGACTCCTTGAGATTGTAAAGGATTACAACTCCCGATACGGTCAGGACTTTACGTTATCCAATTACGATAAGTTCAAGAAGGACATATCAAACAGGCTCGCTCATAAGGATCCATATCGTCTGATAAACAGAACCCCAGAAAAGCAGATCGACCTCCTTATTGTTGTTGATCAGATGCTCACAGGCTTTGATTCCAAGTGGCTCAATACCCTGTACCTTGACAAGAAACTGAAGTATGAAAGCATCATCCAGGCATTTTCAAGGACCAACAGGATCTTTGGTTCGGACAAACCTTTCGGGGTCGTCCGGTACTACAGGAAGCCTCACACGATGGAACAAAATATTGAGAAGGCGGTGAAACTATATTCTGGCGATAGGCCTTTTGATCTCTTCGTGGAGAAACTTGACAAAAACTTGGTGAAGATGAATTCCATATATGCCGAGATTTCTGATCTCTTCAACCAGGCCGGAATTCCAGACCGTGAAAAGCTCCCGGAGAATATTGCTGAGAAGGCGAAGTTCGCAATACTCTTCAAGAAGTTGAATGATTATCTTGAGGCTGCAAGGGTGCAGGGTTTTGTATGGGACAAGCCCAGCTACTCGTTTGGGGGTGGGGATGAGAAAAAGACGGTTGATATCGCATTTGATGAGGATGAATATTTAATTCTGGCCCAAAGGTACAAGGAATTGTTCAAGGATGAGGAGGGGCCCAAATCACCTGGTGATGTTCCCTATGCGATAGACGGTAATCTTACTGAGATTGATACCGGAAGGATCGATAGTGAATATATGGATTCACGATTCGAGAAGTATCTTAAGGCGCTCGACCTTGGTGATGTGCTGGAAAAGCAGAAGACACTGGATGACCTGCACAAGTCGTTTGCCGCTCTTACACAGGAAGAACAGAAGTATGCTGCATTGTTTCTCCATGACATCCAGAGAGGAAGCGTGGCCCTTGAGGCAGGTAAGACATTCAAGGATTATGTAATTGAGTATCAGGCAAGGATCAAGAACGATCAGATACACAAGCTGGCTTCCGCGTTTGGTCTGGATGAGGCGATGCTTAGAGGTTTTATGAAATTTCGGGCAACCCCATCCAATCTTAATGAATATGGACGGTTCGATGACTTGGTCGGTACAG